The Candidatus Falkowbacteria bacterium genome includes the window CATTGCCAGTCTTCAAACTGGCAGTTACGGTAACCGGATTGGCTCCAGTCTCGAACCAGCTGGAATTATTTTCCGATAGATCAAAACACAAAGACATTAGCCTGGCCATGGACAGGATAAATGATCGTTATGGTGAATACACGGTAAAGAGCGGCTTGATGCTGGGCAGCGACGACATGGCCAAGGACCGTGTCGGCTTTCGTAAAGTGGCAGGCTTATGATGATGGATGGCAGGGTGCCTTTTTCTAGGAAATGGCTTATAATGATGTAATAACGATTAAAATCCAAGCAATGCAAACCAAGATCATCACGACCATCGGACCGAAATCAGAAGCGCCTGAGGTTATTAAGAAGATGGTTGAAGCGGGGGTGGATATGTTCCGTTTCAATTTTTCACACACCACCACAGAACAATTTTTAAGGGTTTCTAAACTGATCAGGAAAATTTCCAAGGAACTGGGCAAGGATATCAAGATCATTCAAGACCTTCAGGGACCGCGCATACGCGTAGGTAAATTGCCGGCTGAGGGCGTCATGCTCGCTGATGGCCAGGAAATAGGTTTTACGGTCGGCCAGAATGATTTGCCAAACAACCTGATCAACATTGATGACAAAAAGCTGTATGAAGACATAAGGCGCGGCGATCCGCTTTTCTTATCCAACGGTTCGATTGAGTTGGTAGTGCTGGCGGTAAAGGGTGATGTCATCTGGTGCCGCGTGATTCAGGGCGGCCTGCTGACATCGAGCAAGGGGGTTAATGTGCCGGGCACTAATCTTAAGCGCGGCGGACTTACTGAAAAGGATATCGCCGACGTCAAATTTGCGCTTAAGACCAAACAGGTTGATTATGTGGCTCTGTCTTTCGTACAAGAAGCCGAGGATGTTTCCAAATTGCGAG containing:
- the pyk gene encoding pyruvate kinase; the encoded protein is MQTKIITTIGPKSEAPEVIKKMVEAGVDMFRFNFSHTTTEQFLRVSKLIRKISKELGKDIKIIQDLQGPRIRVGKLPAEGVMLADGQEIGFTVGQNDLPNNLINIDDKKLYEDIRRGDPLFLSNGSIELVVLAVKGDVIWCRVIQGGLLTSSKGVNVPGTNLKRGGLTEKDIADVKFALKTKQVDYVALSFVQEAEDVSKLRGIIRKEAGEKNKIKIISKIERGVALKDIDRIIVESDVIMFARGDLGIEVPVENLPIIQKNIVRHAHWHNTPVIIATQVLTSMIISQNPTRAEVSDISNAIFDRGDAVMLSDETAVGAHPIEAVKILKKVIKRTEEYLEKKNFFDPEIQRGTVNKYSNLNVG